tttcttcatcttcacaTCATGTCAACAGGGGCTGTGTCAACAGGGAGGCGCAAATCACCTCTCGAAGGAGTGTCTGACAGGTCTAGTCAAGACCgcaccaccagccccagTCCCTCCACTCGCTCATCGAGCAAGCCACAGATCAGACACAGAGCCTCCATTGCGTGTGCCTCGTGCCGTGAGAGACGAATTCGTTGTGTCGTGGCCGAGGGAGAGTCAGAGTGCACCCAGTGCAGGAAGACGGGCCACACATGTATCATCAAGAACGATGACGAGCGAAGGAGGTGAGTTGTGCCATTCTGCCTCAGTTTCAAGGCCAGACCAGGCTGACAGATGAATAGGCCAATATCCAAAGCCTACATGTCATCACTATCCAATCGAATTGCTCtcttggaggagatgttgaaGGAACAAGGAGtcacaccccctcccgctgTCCACCCTccaaagacaagacaagacgcCATCTcgagacaacaacaacaacaacaacaacaacaacaagagcaagaagaagctcggaTGCGGGAAAGGTCGACCAGTTCTGAGCCCAAGCATGGGAGTTCGGTCGAGATCCAGGTTCCCACACCACCAGGCTcaggcgaggaggatacCCTCATGAGCGAGTCAGAACAGAGCAAGACCATTGACTTGACGGACAtgacctcatcatcatcatcgtcatcgtcatcatcatcatcactgatCGATCCGCTATTATTGCAAGAGCTCGGGACAACGCCAGATGCCGATGTCCGGAGGTTGCTGTCAGCAAGGGGCAGCCACTCGTTCGATCCATCGGCTGGGAGGGTTCGATTCTTTGGCCCCACCGCCAACAGCCATGTCCATGGAAAATCGACATGCCTGTTTGACAATGAGGGCCGTCCAGACCGGGCACGAAGGGCTGCCACCTTGATCGAGACGCTGGGCTCGTCCACCATTGACTACCTTACCAAGTGCTTTTGGGAGCATTACTTTTACTCTGGCTCCATGGTCGTCGACAGGGCGGCATTTGAAACGGGCAGACTGACACAGGACCCCAAGTTCTACTCCCCGTTCCTTCACCTCACCCTGTTGGCCATTGGCTACCGGTTCGCTGACCGCACCCGGGACGATATCAAAAAGCTCTCTGTCGGAAGCCGCGAGAGCACACTCCACCGGGAAGCGAAAGGCctgttggaggttgagattgaTCAAGGTGGCGGTGTCCCGAGCGTCCAGGGaatgctgttgttggctgaCTTGGAGTTTGGCGTCGGCCGTGACAGCGCTGGATGGATGTATCTGGGTATGTTGCCTTGCAGTCATGTGTTTGCCGTTGCCGAAGCTGACCGTTTGATGATTTTGTAGGCATTGCAAACCGTCTTGCCTTCGATATAGGTCTCCACGTTAACTACAGCGGGGTAGACATCTCTGAGACGGAAAGGCGGCTGCGGCGTCAGGTTATGGCGGGCTCCATCGCGTTCGACCGTCAGTGGGCCTTGATCCTTGGTCGTCCAACCTCGATCAAGGCTCAAGACATCAGCATCGACCTCCTATCCAAGGGCGCCTTCAACTCGACACATGGCCAGATGACTGCCGAGGCCAAAACATATGCGGCTGGCCAAGCTACCCTCCAGCAGAAGCGCTTTGAGCTTATGGAACTGGCTGGCAAGGTATCCGACCTGCAGAACACGACACATGGCATCTCAGATTTGACTGCCAAAGCCGCCGAGGACAGAACCTATCTCTACTTTCTGGCCTTGGAACGCCAGTTTCAGACGTGGTATCGACAGCTTCCAGACTGCCTGGCCTGGAagcccatcaacatcaagtCGGCCCCCATCGGCTTCTTTCTGCTTCATCAGCAATTCCACACATGCATGATCCTGCTTCACAGGCCCTGGGCCAAGTATGGGCCATTGGTTCCGGAcaacactgctgctgcttcccGGTATGCGGCGCCCGAGTCTTCGCTGCAGCTCCAGGACTCTCTCGGCACCTTTCCTCGTCAGGACAACCGGGCGTCTCTGTCTCGCAGCATGTGCACTCAGCATGCGGTCCGGGTCGCGAGGATATTTTGGCAGCAGCGCCAGCGCTTTGATGGCACCAAGATTGGTCTTGAGGCCATCCAACAAGCCGGCACTGCTGCCCTCGCTCTGATGGCTGCCTTGGCCCACAAGAGTGCCGAGCTGGACCATCAGAGCAATCTCAAATACCTACAGGTTGTTTCTGCGGCCATCTACGACATGAGCCATGCCTATCAGCCGGCTTCAAGGATGTACAGCCTCCTCAAGACCATGTTGGCTGATATCCGGACTGAGATGGTCAGCTCTGGCTCTTTGGAAGCCAGTGCCTTGCTCAACCGGTTCAACCAAGGGAACCCCACCACGAACATGATCTTTGGCAGCAACTCGTGGAATCTCAGCAACGAGAGCTCTCGCTTCACTCCCGCGAGACGAACCCTCAGCATGTGCGCCGGGCCCGAAGAGGGTCGTGAGGCCAAACGCCGGCGGTTTTCCACCCAGACAGCACCCGACGTGGTGTTCTCTACCATGGCTGTGTTCGGGAGCAGCCCTCTTGGCGGTCCGGCATCCCCTCAGCTGGCGCATCCACAAGAGAGCTCTGGTCAGGAAGAACTAGGAGAGCCTCTGCGGGAGATTCCAGATATCGCCCCAGAGTCAGACTTTGATCTTGACTCGTTCCACGCCTCATTTGTTGATTTCATCAACAACGGCAGCAAGGGGTGGGCTACGGCAACCCCCACAATCACAACGGAGACGACACTTGAGGCGACCCCGCTCCCCACTCCCGCCTGCGAGGAGGCTCCCTCGACCAGCAACACTGATGCCGTCATTGTGCAGGACGAGCCGGCAGCTCAACAGCCGGCGGATGATGCCATGGTTGACATGACGATTGAAGAGTGGCTTGCCGAACCGGGAGTGAGCTCCGGGCTCGCCGCCATGGAGGCCGAAGTCCAGCAGCACTGCGACTCGCGGTTCTCACCCGTCGCAGACGCACCCGTGCCCACTGCCGAAGGGGGCGAGgtaccgccgccgccgttgcccGAGATGCAACAAAATGACCTCACAATGCCAGTCACGCTGGAACTTGGCACTGCGGACAATGGAGGGATTCACACTATGGACTGGCTCGCCACCGCCCCGCCACCCCCCCGGTCCTCGAGGAGGATCTCCAGGACGAGCATCTCGAGCACGATTCGCCCTCCGCTCGCGCCTCCCGAGACGGATTTGTTTGTCAACGCCTTGGCTATTCCCGCGAGGCAGACGTCccttccaccgccgccaccgccgtcatCTGCACCGCTTCCCATGACGCCAGTGACGCTGGATGAGTTGGTGCAGagcgtggaggaggcggtggactCTGCgcgggcgagggcgagggacagggagagggagaagtcggttgctgctgctggtaagGGGCAGGTGTCGAGCCCCGAGGCCGGGAGGAATTTGTCGTTGGATTATTTCCAGTTGTGAATGTGATGAGACATGATGTAATGACGAAGTAATGTAGATAGAATACCTGGGTGGCTGCTCAAAGCAGGAAAATAATGAACAGATGATGTACTATCAATTTGTGCGTCTTTTGTGTGTGTAACTACCTGCACTTGACCCCCAGTCCCCACAGGTCGGTGCCGGTAGGTAGGTCTCGAACCTACTCTGGCTTCAAAGATGCAGCCCTACATGTGCTCTGGAGCTGGCTGCTTGACCTTTTACTTGCTCTCCATCTCACACAGTGTGGCCCGAGCTTTGTAAGACTGGTAGGTTTACAAATTTCGGTGCCGCCCGTCAGCACTGGGTAAAGGCCCGTAGCACGCCGCTATACAACACGCCAGTTACTCTATTGCTGACCGTACACCGATCCTCCGATGGTACTCCAACACTTTGCCCAGCTGTTTATACACTAGCTTCGAAACAATCCCTAACAAATCATGTCGTATAGAGATCTAAGtcactacctacctaacGTAACAGACGGGCGCCGCATTTGGCCTCAGACTGAGGTCGGCGTCCATAAATAGATGCTAGACCTACCGAAACAACCGCGAGGAAAACAGGACCTAATCACCGAAGGAACTATCTTCTACTGTTCATGATATCAATGAGATGAAAGAGACATTTGTATCATGCAATACATGGGTATATCAGAAAGCTGATCTTCCCAGCACCATCATTTCTTCCCAGCATCAGCTTCACATTCCCTCTTACGGTTGGTTCATCGGTGACTTCTGGCAAGACCCCGTTCTATTAACATTCCTTTGCATTTTCTGGAGGAGCTTCTGGCAAGCTCTCGACATCGACACCCTCCTTTGAAGTCTTGATCTACGAGTCACGCATCTCTGCCTGCCTCTATCGATACAACTCATCACCTAGCTATCACTCGACCACAGGGGAACGGCCTAGATGGGGGTTATTGACCAGCAACAGACACCACCTGGTGGCCAGCGCAGCCAGCgcagccagcaccaaccccaccccagcaacaacaaaatgACCCCGCCCCAGCTGATGACGAGGTAGCGGGCCCGAGCAACACCCAGCGAGGTccgggagggaagaagagtaAGCCGTGGAATGAGGATTTGAAGGATTATAAGCCTGGtcccggggagggggagtcgGATGGGTCTtctgatgagggggaggcgggcgtgggggttgctgcttAGGTTCCAGATTGAGGGGGGTAACGGGTTCGCTGCTGCTATGGCGATTCGGGGTGACGAGCGGCGAATTAGTGTTATGATGCACGGGTTTCAGTTGTGAGGGGTTAGATCCTAGACTTACAAGCTGAACCAAGTTCCATTCCTTTGGTAGTATACTTACGTGGAGTTAATCGACCTTTGAGGAGACTAAATGGTGGGTACCTGCTACCTACTTTAGTTCCTGGTCATACACAGTCATCATGAACCTTGAATACTAGGTTGGTAATGACTGATTATCATATGACGAAGCGGAAGTTCTTGCCGGCAAGGACGTTTACCTGACATGTCAAAGCTCTGTTGACGTTAAGCCTGGAGGCTACCTTCCGAGTGAGGTACTAAAGGGGGAGCCTACGGAACTAGGCTGTGGCATTAGGCCGGGTGCGGCCTTGCCGAATAATCTAATATCTTCCTCGAATATAGTATTGGGTGGGCTACTATTTATATAAGGTTACGGATTATACATTTTACGGCCTATATATTAATACAAACATAAAAAAAACGTGAatattattactattactaTAGTAAGTAATGTAGTTAAAAAATCGcttaacgtacattataagcgagtgcaccatataagcgagtgcaccactttccaccaccctacgaatactatcctcaattacaccacatcagcacaaggaattaactataattacatcagaaacagctgaatctgaggcatctgcagcttcctggcaagtgcgcgcattatggccaggcttgccgcacacactacAGCACTaaaccttcgtacgagccccccctacattactactatccggctgcgtttcttgcactccctccttatccacggccttctgatccaatagatcctgtgcctcttgtatagtaagtgaccctccaagccttacacgtgtttttttagctctccggcgcttgctTAGTGCCTtattggccttacggagcgaagagacctctgcacgaaggagagccacctggtgcattatagccgttgtacccttagtaagctggtctaccgcaGCTAGCATTGAAGTTGGGGAACTATTTTGATAGTTagtaatgcgagtcttaataagcgttaatTATGAattagcttctcgagggttgtgtggtgtctgggagacccaaggttatgcagtgccgggccgtgagtttggaggtattagcgtacgaagctttatatcCAGCTTAGAAagcaccctctctggatcgtacggtataaggccagcgcccgcaaagccaccctatatattcttctctgtTATAGAGACGAAAAAGGCCTCGCAGAAGgtatagaggaactcgagtttacttatatagttaatatatatacgtaTTAAGTCTTCGAtctggcgaccgtacgcctgttttagcggcccaaagtAGCTaatatcgagtggctggaggaggtgggaggagtgtggaggtatatagagcgtaataatgttATTTTGCTGGCAGTAGCGTTCGAATTCGGTCGAATAGTAGCTTTCGTGGCtatcgaggattaataaccggtatttgcctTTTATACaggacgctatataatagtcgaagtACTTAATCTAATTtaggcctaccggattagTAATTTATCTATTATCGGTAGTTGCGATACGTTAGGTGGACGGTAAATTGTATTTAGTATATTAGTTAGTAAGGTGGTACTATGCggctaaaataataaagggaAGGATAGCCTAGTTAAGGGTATTAACTCCCTGGATTACCGTTGCCTATTCGCGGTTATTAAGCTGGGCTAGTTTTGCCTtactaaggccgtccgaggtcgtaattactatatccgcgaaaataatacctattataaacctaatCTCGTTAAAGTTATAGATATTATTATCTATAATACCGTATTTAGCTTTAGTATTCTATATAAACGCAAACTACTCGGTAATAACCTTTAAATCCTCGTACTTAGCCCTCTAAtagtcgtatctacgcgtaaaacgtATACGGAGCTATGGctagcgtttaacgaagttgTGTGCCTAGAGCTTGCTAATagggggcgcgtcgcgtacgcgtagtaATTAGTTAGCTATATCTTTTACACTACGtaatcttggtggaaaagctcgcgtatatagctcaataatatattaaacaatagcatcctcttcggattgagtaagcttcttcgatttgggcgtggtatcgcgtcgtgcaggccggccagcgcgtCGTCGTAAGAGAGTCGTATGGTGGACGTTGTAGATCTTTCTTGCGGCTCGGAGGCTGAGATTTTTATCTTtttcaagagcttcgagggcTAAGATCACCCTggcttcctttaaagtagaAGGCATATTGGGTTGTGTAGAAAAAGTCgatgttgggtggaaggaTAGTGCGTTGCTTAAAaagtggtgcactcgcttatatggtgcactcgcttataatgtacgttatatGTTTGTTTTGAAAAAGTGtacttatatttataaatatCCGAATTCGAATCCTATATTACTAATATTATACTACTCTAATTATACCATCTACTCAACTATTCTTTTATGTGTAGCCTAATAGAACggccttttaatattttctCAAAGACTACCGGCTAATTATAGGTTAGTATTTTGGGCTAGGTATAGGTACCTAATACTATATTCGAAGAAGATATTAGATTATTTGGTGAGGCCGTACCCGGGCCCTAATACTATATCCCAGTTCCGTAAGCTCCCGCTATGGTAGTAA
The sequence above is a segment of the Podospora pseudoanserina strain CBS 124.78 chromosome 5, whole genome shotgun sequence genome. Coding sequences within it:
- a CDS encoding hypothetical protein (EggNog:ENOG503NXZT; COG:B); the protein is MSTGAVSTGRRKSPLEGVSDRSSQDRTTSPSPSTRSSSKPQIRHRASIACASCRERRIRCVVAEGESECTQCRKTGHTCIIKNDDERRRPISKAYMSSLSNRIALLEEMLKEQGVTPPPAVHPPKTRQDAISRQQQQQQQQQQEQEEARMRERSTSSEPKHGSSVEIQVPTPPGSGEEDTLMSESEQSKTIDLTDMTSSSSSSSSSSSSLIDPLLLQELGTTPDADVRRLLSARGSHSFDPSAGRVRFFGPTANSHVHGKSTCLFDNEGRPDRARRAATLIETLGSSTIDYLTKCFWEHYFYSGSMVVDRAAFETGRLTQDPKFYSPFLHLTLLAIGYRFADRTRDDIKKLSVGSRESTLHREAKGLLEVEIDQGGGVPSVQGMLLLADLEFGVGRDSAGWMYLGIANRLAFDIGLHVNYSGVDISETERRLRRQVMAGSIAFDRQWALILGRPTSIKAQDISIDLLSKGAFNSTHGQMTAEAKTYAAGQATLQQKRFELMELAGKVSDLQNTTHGISDLTAKAAEDRTYLYFLALERQFQTWYRQLPDCLAWKPINIKSAPIGFFLLHQQFHTCMILLHRPWAKYGPLVPDNTAAASRYAAPESSLQLQDSLGTFPRQDNRASLSRSMCTQHAVRVARIFWQQRQRFDGTKIGLEAIQQAGTAALALMAALAHKSAELDHQSNLKYLQVVSAAIYDMSHAYQPASRMYSLLKTMLADIRTEMVSSGSLEASALLNRFNQGNPTTNMIFGSNSWNLSNESSRFTPARRTLSMCAGPEEGREAKRRRFSTQTAPDVVFSTMAVFGSSPLGGPASPQLAHPQESSGQEELGEPLREIPDIAPESDFDLDSFHASFVDFINNGSKGWATATPTITTETTLEATPLPTPACEEAPSTSNTDAVIVQDEPAAQQPADDAMVDMTIEEWLAEPGVSSGLAAMEAEVQQHCDSRFSPVADAPVPTAEGGEVPPPPLPEMQQNDLTMPVTLELGTADNGGIHTMDWLATAPPPPRSSRRISRTSISSTIRPPLAPPETDLFVNALAIPARQTSLPPPPPPSSAPLPMTPVTLDELVQSVEEAVDSARARARDREREKSVAAAGKGQVSSPEAGRNLSLDYFQL